One Helicoverpa armigera isolate CAAS_96S chromosome 12, ASM3070526v1, whole genome shotgun sequence DNA window includes the following coding sequences:
- the LOC135117613 gene encoding uncharacterized protein LOC135117613: MGKRKRSDKDNNDTVEKLYKKVKKLVKSRRRISSSTSDDEPPLSPAQSSHLDIVSDLEPRDEIPSVEMQTETDGVVDESEDLDPDILQLLGSDPTQNKSFGDHLHKDIATRWKHILTNGLSKEEKLDILKQYLPAENCTNMKAPLLNPEIKSALSDNNIKRDSYSEQKQNQMSSCISAIGKALNLVLSQKDNVPQEIIKILSDAGRLLCDTHHRESLSRRFAIVNSLSKQKREIIKNTKIDDYLFGANLSEYLKSSKAISMSASELRFSSNTAKSNQPQRGQPSTSTSRYPGSLNAWGALRAPAAEPRVYPSQNRRQPPPPSAPRDQRRVPTTRKTRPRHNYPQSRRS, encoded by the exons atggGAAAAAGGAAGCGATCTGATAAGGATAATAATGATACGGTCGAAAAGTTAtacaaaaaagtgaaaaaactAGTTAAAAGTCGAAGAAGAATTTCGTCATCAACGTCCGATGATGAACCGCCGTTATCACCTGCGCAGTCTTCACATCTGGATATTGTTAGCGATCTCGAACCTCGAG ATGAGATCCCAAGTGTTGAGATGCAAACAGAAACCGACGGAGTAGTAGACGAAAGCGAGGACCTGGACCCAGATATTTTGCAACTATTAGGCTCAGatcctacacaaaataaatcttttggaGATCATTTACATAAAGATATCGCTACGAGGTGGAAGCACATCTTAACTAATGGACTTTCTAAGGAGGAGAAACTCGATATTCTAAAACAATACCTGCCTGCTGAAAATTGCACCAATATGAAAGCACCTTTATTGAATCCGGAAATAAAATCAGCACTCTCggataataatatcaaaagagATTCGTACagcgaacaaaaacaaaatcaaatgtcCAGCTGTATTTCAGCAATTGGCAAAGCACTTAATTTAGTCTTGTCACAAAAAGACAACGTCCCTCAagaaatcataaaaatactgAGCGATGCTGGGCGCCTGCTATGCGATACACATCATAGGGAATCTCTTTCTAGAAGATTTGCTATCGTGAATTCCTTAAGCAAGCAAAAacgagaaataataaaaaatacaaaaatagatgATTATTTGTTCGGTGCTAACTTGTCTGAATATCTAAAATCATCCAAGGCCATATCAATGTCTGCCTCAGAGCTTAGATTTAGCTCAAACACAGCCAAGTCTAATCAGCCACAGCGCGGGCAACCCAGCACATCCACATCTCGTTACCCTGGATCTTTAAACGCTTGGGGGGCACTGCGTGCACCAGCCGCCGAACCGCGAGTGTACCCCAGCCAAAATCGGCGCCAGCCACCACCGCCGTCGGCGCCACGAGACCAGCGTCGTGTACCGACGACGAGGAAGACACGGCCGCGGCACAATTACCCACAATCTCGACGAAGTTAA